DNA sequence from the Coccidioides posadasii str. Silveira chromosome 5, complete sequence genome:
ttggttcttttttttttttcccttcgtTCTGGCCAAATCAAGTAACTGGGCATCAGCTTCTTTTTGCGAGAACATATAAAGGCTGAAGGATAAGAAACCGAGAAAGATAAAGTGCACACACGAGTCTGAACCCCTTTTAAAAAGACTTCCCTTCGCCTGTACCCTCCCCCGCTGATAATGTAAAATGCATACATGTGAATATGTGTGGTAAAATATGTACAAATATAGAAGCAGAACTTGAGAGGACAAAGGTATGTCAACCacgaagaaaagaggaaTATCGAAGATAGATGAATGATGAGGCGAATGTGAGGATAGGGAGAATATGAAGAGCTGCTCATGCGTGTCGTATAATATGCAAGTAGCAAACCGAAAAGAGTCATAAAATGCCATGGTATCGAGAAAGGCGCTCTGACCACTCGACTGGTATCACAAGAAAAGGAAATATGAGAACCAGTGGACCACCATTCCGTTCAACCCAAACCGAGAACCATAATCCATGAAAGGCTAAGCGTTGACAAACGCCTTAAAGACCGAGCGCCGTCCTCGAATAAATCGATTCAAGCGGATTTATAACATTCTATCTGGAAATAACAAGTCACCGATGCTGCTCGTGGGGAAGGGGAGGAGAAGACGGCTTGTTTCGCCGCCAGAATGCAAGTCGTAGTCGGGATCGTCGTCGAGGTACAGTTCGCCCAGTTGGGACGCTGGCACCATTCGTAGTAGGATAATCAGGGTCGGATGAGTGTTGGCTATTTGAGAGGTGATGACTTGGAGTATTAGAATGTCCGGAACATGTAGGGGATGCAGGATTTTTAAGCGTAAAACCGTTGTGGTGGTTGGTCGAGAAATTCTTATCAAGGAGAGTAGACATAAAACTCGCAGTTCTCCCAAGTGCGGGGCGGCGGCCACGCTCCGATTGACGACGGTTGCAACTCGAGTCGACCGGTAAAGCGGCTGTGGAAGGGCGTCTACAGCCAAGGTTGTCATCACAGGCGCCATCTCCAAGACTGGACTCGTAACTATTAGGCCCACCACTTCGAATACCCTGACCATATGCTCTCTTGCCAAACCCTTTGTCGTCGTAACCATTGCTCTCAGCTGTGACCAAGCTGCTGGCTTGAGAAGTAGACGAGACTGGTGTGGCTACCGTGTTGTTTGTATACGTGCTAGTGCTCTGGTTCCGGACACCATTTGTGGATTGGCTCGAATGGTTGAATACGGCCGAAACCGGACTACCTCCAAAACCTTGCCGAAACTGATGTTTATCCGAGTCATTGTGGAACCGTTGGGATGCGGAATTTGCGTCTGTATGGTTGTAGCTATAACCCCCGTGGCTATTTGCTCCATTTGTATTATTTGGGGATGAGATGGGAGGTAGGTGGTATTTGGGTGTCGAGGACTCTTGGGAGTTATGTTCTGCGTTCGTAACAGTCCCGTCATCCGCTTCATTGTCGGAGCGAGAATCCCCCTGGGATGGCCCAGGGGAGGTATCCCCGGAACTATCAGGTGACGCTCGGCTGGGAATCGTATAATACACAGACGGCAGGCTATAATCCTCTGCTTTCAGGTGTGTTCGTACATTGCGGGTTTCAGTCGACTGAGCCGGAGAAATTTGAATTCCACTTTTCTCTCCCGCATCTGGATCGTTCTGACGGTCAACCGACATTTGCCATCTGCATTTGTTGCGCCGAATTTCATTAGCGGCGAAAGCCATATCCGGGAGGACGTCGGCAACCCCGTCGAAAAGAGGGAGCGCGAATACGTTCATAAATCCTATTTGACCGTTCGCCTTTTTGACAAAGTTTCCCAACTCTGGAGGACCGCCAAATAAGGCTGTTTCCATTCCAATCTCTGCTTCCATCATCCCTTGGTTGGCAAACTCCAGTTGGAGAATATCGGTCCACTTCTCCGCTATATGGAAGGGACGTGCCTATGAGAGGGATAACGGTGAGAAAGGTGATTTAGCTCATTGAATGGAGAGAAGGGTAGTGCTTACCACGTTGCTGATGTCTGCGCATTTAATCAGCAAAGCACATAGAAGAGTTCGATAGGTGTCAATGTCCTTGGGTTCCCATCCCCAAGTGGTTCTGTTATTAGAACGATAACTTTGTTGCAATTTCCCTAGTGACTCCATAAATACGTTATGGATGCCCATGTCAGTGGCCAAAATAGAATCGATCATCAACTTTCGAAGTCGAGTATCCTTGAAAACGGAGGGCCAATGACGACGAAGGATTTGCGAATAGGCTGCACAATGGAAAGCCTCCAGTACTG
Encoded proteins:
- the PDE2 gene encoding 3',5'-cyclic-nucleotide phosphodiesterase (EggNog:ENOG410PI3P~COG:T~BUSCO:1399at33183); the protein is MDREQCRAVYIDERVSYDRWISKESLSLPEDDSGGAPFPLLDDHPNLASNIGQILGICKQVYLCNSGKSFASKLAELHEESSNTCAPIFAFIDIAIKGDSELVHRRSITQTSVQLSASPPSLARSLTFSTESEELYGFHLLSRFSADIHAQDEPSIIVPIAILRHADGDADGECADKGIHEDGKQGLRTIPAEVEFKQVRRCLDAGAIDVLTCPFEDSKVKGLVLHAYRTQKAAQKHRARFLARRKVRRQSWVGADDQQSYAYLREAMVSKLMKRICSPEEAVGDFQVGDVPVIQERKALVEREVAKWNFLSHEFSDDELVHAACVMVEHALQLPELEQWRLSPEEIRSFLLSVRASYNSFVLYHNFRHAIDVLQSVFHFLVKIGILPPFPLGSEEVSTRSGMSSILTPFDALTLLITAIGHDVGHPGVNNVFLVKLNAPLAQLYNDKSVLEAFHCAAYSQILRRHWPSVFKDTRLRKLMIDSILATDMGIHNVFMESLGKLQQSYRSNNRTTWGWEPKDIDTYRTLLCALLIKCADISNVARPFHIAEKWTDILQLEFANQGMMEAEIGMETALFGGPPELGNFVKKANGQIGFMNVFALPLFDGVADVLPDMAFAANEIRRNKCRWQMSVDRQNDPDAGEKSGIQISPAQSTETRNVRTHLKAEDYSLPSVYYTIPSRASPDSSGDTSPGPSQGDSRSDNEADDGTVTNAEHNSQESSTPKYHLPPISSPNNTNGANSHGGYSYNHTDANSASQRFHNDSDKHQFRQGFGGSPVSAVFNHSSQSTNGVRNQSTSTYTNNTVATPVSSTSQASSLVTAESNGYDDKGFGKRAYGQGIRSGGPNSYESSLGDGACDDNLGCRRPSTAALPVDSSCNRRQSERGRRPALGRTASFMSTLLDKNFSTNHHNGFTLKNPASPTCSGHSNTPSHHLSNSQHSSDPDYPTTNGASVPTGRTVPRRRSRLRLAFWRRNKPSSPPLPHEQHR